The genomic region GGCAACTGCTGCCGCCGACAGCGTCTGCTGGCGTACACGCACGGACAGTGTTTCAAGGCCTTTCAGCATGATCCATGCGTTGAATGGGCTAAGGCCCGGACCCGTGTGACGGAAATAATCCTGCAGGGTATTTTCAATCCACTCGCGGTCGGAGAGGACCACGCCGCCAAGGCAGCGCCCCTGACCGTCAATGTGCTTTGTCGCAGAATAAACGACGATATGCGCGCCGAGCTCCAGCGGCTTCTGGAATAGCGGGGTTGCGAAAACATTGTCGACGATCAGCTTGGCGCCTGCTTCGTTGGCGACCTGCGCAACGGCAGCAATGTCGATGATTTCGAGCGTCGGGTTGGACGGGCTTTCAAGGAACATCACCTTGGTGTTCGGGCGAACAGCCGCTTTCCAGTTTTCGATGTTGGAACCATCGATGATCGAGATTTCGACGCCGTATTTCGGCAAGATCGTCTCGACGATGTAGCGACAGGAGCCGAAGACGGCGCGAGCCGAAATCACGTGATCCCCGGCCTGCACCTGACAAAGAATGGCAGCCGCGACCGCAGCCATGCCGGAGGCGGTGGCGCGTGCTTCTTCGGCGCCTTCCAGCGCGCACATGCGCTTTTCAAACATGTCGGTGGTCGGGTTGGCGTAACGCGAATAGATGAAACCCGGGTCCTCGCCCTTGAACCGCGCTTCGGCGGCTTCGGCATTGGGATAAAGGAAGCCCTGCGTCAGAAACATCGCTTCCGACATTTCGGCAAATCCAGAGCGAAGCGATCCGGCATGCACGAGTTCGGTTGCAGGGCGAAATTTGCGGGTATTCTCAGTCGTCATTTTTCCAACCTGTCGAAAAGCTGGTCGGCCGGGGCAGGATGTCGAGCCTCGGCGGCCAATAAAAAACCGGCCTTGCGAAAACGCAAAAGGCCGGTAACGAACCGCGGCCTTTTTTAGCGAATTCTTTAACGTGGCTGCAAGCCGGCCGGCCAAATCACCACGGAACAGTTTTCCATTATGCCTGTTGCGCGGAGCCGTCAATGCCGAAACCAACGCATTTCTCGAAAAGCGCATCCGGGGCGCCATGAAAATACTCTGATTCCTGCGGAAAACCCGGTTTCTAGCGGCTGGAAGGGTTGGCATTGAGGTCCTGAGCGGTCAATGGTCTTTGTCAAGCAATGCCTAGAGCATGCCTTCCGAAATCGGGAACCGGTTTCGGGAGATATGCGTGAAAACAAGAGATTAAAGCATGTCGCTTGATTACGACAAAGTACGACATGCTTTAGGCTACGGAGTATCGGGTCGATGACGCAGAAAGATGCTGGAATTCTGGCGGACGCGGATATTTCCGCGCTGTTTGAAAGCGGTTTGCTGGCGTCGCCGCGCGCCCTTGATCCCGACCAGATACAGCCCGCGAGCCTTGACCTGAGGCTCGGCGCAAAAGCCTATCGTGTTCGCGCTTCCTTCATGCCGGGACCCGGGACGCCGGTCATCGAAAAGCTGGAACGGTTAAAACTGCACGAGATCGACCTGACGGCGGGAGCCGTTCTGGAAACGGGCTGCGTTTACATCGTTCCGCTTCTCGAAAGCCTGACGCTGTCGCCCGATCTTTCCGCGTCGGCAAATCCGAAAAGTTCAACGGGCCGCCTCGATATCTTCACCCGCGTCATCGCCGACGGGGCGCAGGAATTCGATAAGGTGCCCGCCGGATACAACGGCCCGCTCTATCTGGAAGTCAGCCCACGCACATTTCCTATTGTCGTGCGTACAGGATCGCGCCTGTCGCAGATACGCTTCCGCAAGGGACGTGCCCAGCTTGACGAGGCGGAGCTTGCTGCATTGCACAAGGCCGAAACGCTGGTCGCAGCGGAAATGCCGAACATCTCCGGCGGTGGCATTGCGCTGTCGGTTGATCTTTCAGGTGGTCCTGACCGGCTGATTGGCTATCGCGGCAAGCACCATACGGCTGTGGTGGATGTGGACAAGCGTGCGGCGCACGACATCCTTGATTTCTGGGAGCCGATCTATGATCGGGGTTCGCGCGAACTCGTGCTTGATCCGGATGAATTCTATATTCTCGTTTCGCGCGAGGCAGTGCATGTCCCGCCGCTTTATGCCGCTGAAATGACGCCCTTCGACCCGCTGGTGGGCGAATTCCGCGTCCATTATGCAGGCTTTTTCGATCCGGGCTTCGGGCACAGCGCTGCGGGCGGAACCGGAAGTCGCGCCGTTCTGGAAGTCCGCAGCCACGAGGTTCCATTCATTCTGGAACATGGGCAGATCGTCGGGCGGCTGGTTTACGAACATATGCTGCATCGCCCATCTGCACTTTATGGCGTCGATCTCGGCTCCAACTATCAGGCGCAGCAGTTGAAGCTTTCCAAGCATTTTCGTTGACTATAATAGCCTCCTCCAAGCAAATATAAATCTGGTGGAGGAGCAAGGTCGACGTGACGAACGGAACTGAACGGGATCGGGACAAGAAGCTTCAAGCCGCAACAGATGCCCCGCAACGCAGGCTGTCGGTGGGCATTGTTGCTTTGCCCGGTTTTACGCTGAGTGCACTCAGCCTTTTCCTCGATCCCTTCCGCCTTGCCGCCGATGATCGCGACAAGAGCCGTCAGATACGCTGCGCGTGGAAAATATGCACGCTATCAGGAGATCCTGTCACCTCCAGTTCCGGCATGGTGATCGAGCCGACCGCTCCCATAGGCGAACTCGACGATTGTGATTATGTGGCAGTCGTCGGCGGATTGCTTGCGCAATACCGGCCCAGACAGCAGGCGCTGGTCGATCTCATCAAGCGTGCGGACCGGCGCGGCAAGACAGTGGTGGGCCTTTGCACGGCTGCCTTTCTGCTGGCGGAAGCAGACCTTTTGCCGGACCGCAATTGCTGCGTCAGCTGGTTCCATCGCGACGATTTTCTGGAGCTTTTCGACGGATATACAGCCGATACGACGAGCCTGTTCCATCGTAGCGGAAGACACTTCACCTGTGCGGGCGGGCTTGGCACGGCGTCATTGGCGCTGTCCATCATACAGAACGAGATTTCGGAGGAACTGGCGCGCAAGAGTGCGTCCATCCTCATGATCCCTTATGAGCTTGTGCGTTCCGAACAACCGGCGCTGAGCTTCAACGGCGTGCGGTCGCCGATGATCCGCAAGGCAATCCGCATTTTCGAGGAAACGCTGGAAGACCCGGTGCCTATGATTGACGTGGCGCGCCGATTGGGAATTTCCGTCCGCCAGATGGAGCGTGGGTTCAAGCTTGCCCTTGAGCGGACGGCGTTCGAGGTCCGCGAAGAGCTGCGGGTTAAGAAGGCCAAGGAACTCTTGTCGGAAACAAGCTTGTCACTGTTGGAAGTGGCTGTTGCAAGCGGCTTTACCGATACGCGCAGCATGAACCGGTCGTTCTCGCGCCAAAAGCAGAAAGCCCCGCGCGAGTACCGCAAGCAGCGCTGAGCGAGGGCAGAACTTGCGCAGGCTGTACGGAGAGCCTATTTCTTGCGCGAAGAATCTGTCGCTTTAAACCATGATTCCGAAAAGTGGTAACCGGTTTTCGGAATCATGCTCAAACAAAAGCTTAGAGCGGGATGACGTTTCAACTTAAGAGCATCCATTCTAACCAATAACCACACAGGAGATTTGCATGTCGGATGGTGTAAACCGTTTTCTTGGCGATACCCCGGCCCGCGTTCTGATCAAGCTGGTGCTGATTTCGCTGGTGGTTGGCGTGGTCATGAGCGCATTTCACTGGACGCCCTACGACATCTTGTATGGCATCCGCGATTTCTTCCTCCGCCTTTGGAATATGGGCTTTTCGGCAATTGCAGGCTTTGTCGATTATCTCATTCTTGGCGCTGCAGTCGTCATTCCTGCCTTTATTTTGCTCCGTATCCTCAGCTACCGGAAATGAAATCAATTCGGTAACTGGGTAGCTCAGACAGGCATGCAGCAAAAACAAGGTTTAACACTCAACCGGCGGGGCTTTCTGATCCTTGCCGGGGGCGCGCTGGCGATGTCGGCAATGCCGTGGAAGGCGGCATGGGGGGCAGGTGACGACGATCCCACCGCTATTTTCAACGCTATTCGAAAGGCAAACGGACTGCCTTTGATGGCGACGGATTCCAAGCTGGAGCAAGCCGCGCTTTACCAGGCCAGGCGGATGGCGGGTTATGGAAAGATCGGCCATAGCGTCGGTTGGGGCAATGGTTTCGTGGCGCGTCTGCGGCAGGCAGGTATCCGCGGTCCGGCGGCAGAGAATGTCGCATCGGGACAGCGCAGTACACAGGCCGTCTTCGATGCCTGGATGAAATCGCCCGGCCATCGCAAGAACATGCTCGATCCGACCTTCGAGCATTATGGTCTCGCCTGGGCAACACCCGAAAACAAGCCAACTTATATATATTGGGCCATGATGCTCGGACTTTGATCCCTCATTCTCCTGACAGCCGGTTGTCAGGAACTGCGACAATGCGGTGGCCGAATTATCTGTAGTTTCGATTGATTCCAGAGTAGATCGTTTTGATCTGAGGGGAATATTCGGGACAAGCATCATGGATCAGTCGCTGCAGCGTGGTGGCGTAACAAGGCCGTTCGAAGTAACAC from Brucella intermedia LMG 3301 harbors:
- a CDS encoding 2'-deoxycytidine 5'-triphosphate deaminase, whose translation is MTQKDAGILADADISALFESGLLASPRALDPDQIQPASLDLRLGAKAYRVRASFMPGPGTPVIEKLERLKLHEIDLTAGAVLETGCVYIVPLLESLTLSPDLSASANPKSSTGRLDIFTRVIADGAQEFDKVPAGYNGPLYLEVSPRTFPIVVRTGSRLSQIRFRKGRAQLDEAELAALHKAETLVAAEMPNISGGGIALSVDLSGGPDRLIGYRGKHHTAVVDVDKRAAHDILDFWEPIYDRGSRELVLDPDEFYILVSREAVHVPPLYAAEMTPFDPLVGEFRVHYAGFFDPGFGHSAAGGTGSRAVLEVRSHEVPFILEHGQIVGRLVYEHMLHRPSALYGVDLGSNYQAQQLKLSKHFR
- a CDS encoding DUF6460 domain-containing protein, which translates into the protein MSDGVNRFLGDTPARVLIKLVLISLVVGVVMSAFHWTPYDILYGIRDFFLRLWNMGFSAIAGFVDYLILGAAVVIPAFILLRILSYRK
- a CDS encoding GlxA family transcriptional regulator, yielding MTNGTERDRDKKLQAATDAPQRRLSVGIVALPGFTLSALSLFLDPFRLAADDRDKSRQIRCAWKICTLSGDPVTSSSGMVIEPTAPIGELDDCDYVAVVGGLLAQYRPRQQALVDLIKRADRRGKTVVGLCTAAFLLAEADLLPDRNCCVSWFHRDDFLELFDGYTADTTSLFHRSGRHFTCAGGLGTASLALSIIQNEISEELARKSASILMIPYELVRSEQPALSFNGVRSPMIRKAIRIFEETLEDPVPMIDVARRLGISVRQMERGFKLALERTAFEVREELRVKKAKELLSETSLSLLEVAVASGFTDTRSMNRSFSRQKQKAPREYRKQR
- a CDS encoding O-succinylhomoserine sulfhydrylase; translation: MTTENTRKFRPATELVHAGSLRSGFAEMSEAMFLTQGFLYPNAEAAEARFKGEDPGFIYSRYANPTTDMFEKRMCALEGAEEARATASGMAAVAAAILCQVQAGDHVISARAVFGSCRYIVETILPKYGVEISIIDGSNIENWKAAVRPNTKVMFLESPSNPTLEIIDIAAVAQVANEAGAKLIVDNVFATPLFQKPLELGAHIVVYSATKHIDGQGRCLGGVVLSDREWIENTLQDYFRHTGPGLSPFNAWIMLKGLETLSVRVRQQTLSAAAVADFLAGKQGVKRVIYPGRADHPQADIIAKQMTGGSTLIALELEGGKEAAFKFQNALQVFSISNNLGDAKSLITHPATTTHKNLTDEAKAELGISDGLLRISLGLEDTDDLVEDVEAALKVAR
- a CDS encoding CAP domain-containing protein: MQQKQGLTLNRRGFLILAGGALAMSAMPWKAAWGAGDDDPTAIFNAIRKANGLPLMATDSKLEQAALYQARRMAGYGKIGHSVGWGNGFVARLRQAGIRGPAAENVASGQRSTQAVFDAWMKSPGHRKNMLDPTFEHYGLAWATPENKPTYIYWAMMLGL